One window from the genome of Lachancea thermotolerans CBS 6340 chromosome B complete sequence encodes:
- the HSH155 gene encoding U2 snRNP complex subunit HSH155 (similar to uniprot|P49955 Saccharomyces cerevisiae YMR288W HSH155 U2-snRNP associated splicing factor that forms extensive associations with the branch site-3' splice site-3' exon region upon prespliceosome formation; similarity to the mammalian U2 snRNP-associated splicing factor SAP155), with protein sequence MKDLESVENMDSNQKHCLTAAYTMPQELKTELEVHGKDDALTERMRAKAASARESDYQRKRYDLQLKEGAGNGQENDKKRHLEVDITSEPRQGAVVKRSRWDVVEAYQMPESSREEIQNLSKELITEVPGVRDLQFFKPSDKNHFGELLSDKKELSEEEEKDRQFLRLLLRIKNGRPQTRKSAMRALRDRASEFGAPRIFNRVLPILMDRSLEDQERHLMIKVVDRILYQLQDLVKPYTHRILVVIAPTLIDEDIVTREVGREIISRLAHSVGFATIIMNVRADIDNQDEYVRNITSRVLAVVAKALSVSNMIPFLKAVCNSRKSWRARHTGVRTIQRIGILMGIGVLPYLQSLIECISDKLNDEHLPVRIATAQSIASLAQSSYPYGIDAFNYVLEPLWRGIRTHRGKALASFLRALGFIIPLMDAEYAGYYTQEVMRIVKREFHSPDEEMKKAVLLVLQKCCGTEGVSRLQLKEEIVPDFFRNFWTRRTALDRQISKLVVYTTTILSEKVGCAFPVGYLLNPLRDESEPLRTMAARAVNQIVKSQGTQDIDQRLETRMIDALLIAFQEQTNEDNIVLRGFGTVINSLDTRMKPYLAPIVSTVLQRLRHKSPIIRQHSADLCAMLASAVKHCGEEAMLNKLNIIMYESLGEVYPEVLGSMIGAMCEIVSCADFSRMQPPANQILPNLTPILRNRHRKVQHNSILLIGKIADKGPDSVPPKEWMRICFELLEMLKSPSKSIQRSANSTFGSIAKTIGPQDVLVALLNNLKVQERQLRVCTAVAIGIVAETCGPITVLPALMNEYKTPETNVQNGVLKAMSFMFEYIGGIAKDYIYTTVPLLQDALTDRDLVHRQTAAAVTRHLALNCMGKGYEDAFLHLLNLLMPNVFETSPHVITRIVEGLEALRNALGPGVALNYVWAGLFHPAKGVRKSFWGLYNNAYIQHLDSIVPFYPQVESGPFTVEELNEIL encoded by the coding sequence ATGAAAGACTTAGAATCTGTAGAAAATATGGACTCTAACCAAAAACACTGCCTTACTGCGGCTTACACTATGCCGCAAGAGCTAAAAACAGAGCTGGAAGTCCACGGAAAGGATGATGCACTGACAGAGAGAATGCGGGCAAAAGCTGCCTCCGCTAGAGAGTCAGACTACCAGAGAAAGCGTTACGATTTACAGCTTAAAGAAGGAGCAGGGAACGGCCAAGAAAATGACAAAAAGAGGCATTTGGAGGTGGATATAACTAGTGAACCACGACAGGGAGCAGTTGTGAAGAGGTCCCGGTGGGATGTTGTGGAGGCTTATCAAATGCCCGAAAGCTCTAGAGAAGAAATCCAAAACCTATCGAAGGAGCTAATAACGGAAGTACCGGGGGTCCGAGATTTacagttcttcaagcccaGCGACAAGAACCACTTCGGAGAGCTGCTAAGTGACAAGAAAGAACTaagtgaagaagaagaaaaagaccgCCAGTTTCTTCGCCTGCTTCTGCGGATCAAAAATGGGAGACCGCAAACCAGAAAGTCGGCCATGCGCGCGCTGCGAGATCGAGCTTCTGAGTTCGGTGCCCCTAGAATATTCAATCGCGTGCTCCCAATCCTTATGGATCGGAGCTTGGAAGACCAGGAACGTCACTTGATGATCAAGGTGGTGGACAGAATTCTTTACCAACTCCAAGATCTAGTAAAGCCTTACACTCATCGCATTCTAGTTGTGATTGCTCCAACATTAATAGACGAGGACATTGTGACAAGAGAAGTTGGAAGAGAGATCATATCGCGCCTCGCTCACTCAGTGGGCTTTGCGACGATTATTATGAACGTCAGAGCAGACATTGATAATCAAGATGAGTATGTTAGAAACATTACTTCCCGGGTGCTAGCGGTGGTCGCAAAAGCTCTTAGCGTGTCCAATATGATACCGTTTCTTAAGGCTGTCTGTAATTCTCGCAAGTCTTGGCGCGCAAGACACACAGGCGTGAGAACTATTCAACGAATTGGGATTTTGATGGGCATAGGGGTCCTCCCATATCTGCAATCTCTTATCGAATGTATTAGTGACAAGTTAAACGATGAGCATCTGCCAGTGCGCATTGCTACTGCGCAAAGCATTGCCTCCCTTGCTCAAAGCTCATACCCGTACGGTATTGATGCTTTCAATTatgttcttgaacctcTGTGGCGGGGCATCAGAACTCATAGAGGAAAGGCTCTAGCGTCTTTTCTACGTGCATTGGGCTTCATTATTCCCCTAATGGATGCCGAGTACGCTGGTTATTATACACAAGAAGTCATGAGGATAGTCAAACGTGAATTTCACTCCCCGGAcgaagaaatgaaaaaagcAGTACTCCTAGTGTTGCAAAAGTGCTGTGGAACAGAGGGTGTTTCTCGTTTACAACTTAAGGAGGAGATAGTTCCAGATTTCTTTCGCAACTTCTGGACTCGGCGCACTGCCTTGGATCGTCAAATAAGCAAACTTGTTGTTTACACCACGACTATTCTTTCCGAAAAGGTGGGTTGTGCATTTCCCGTGGGTTATCTCTTAAATCCATTAAGAGATGAATCTGAGCCATTGAGAACAATGGCTGCGCGCGCCGTGAATCAAATCGTTAAGTCGCAGGGCACGCAAGATATTGATCAGCGACTGGAAACCAGGATGATAGATGCTCTCCTTATAgcatttcaagaacaaactAACGAAGATAACATTGTTTTACGGGGCTTCGGAACGGTTATTAATTCACTAGACACCCGAATGAAACCATACCTCGCACCAATCGTAAGCACCGTGCTACAACGGTTGAGGCATAAATCCCCGATCATAAGGCAGCACTCTGCTGATCTTTGTGCAATGCTAGCCTCTGCTGTTAAACACTGCGGAGAGGAAGCTATGCTGAATAAACTTAACATAATAATGTATGAGTCCTTGGGCGAGGTATATCCTGAAGTGCTGGGTTCTATGATAGGTGCAATGTGCGAAATTGTCAGCTGTGCTGACTTTTCGAGAATGCAACCTCCAGCTAACCAAATACTTCCAAATTTAACTCCAATTTTGCGCAATCGTCACAGGAAGGTTCAGCATAATAGTATCCTTTTGATTGGAAAAATTGCTGACAAAGGTCCAGATAGTGTCCCACCCAAAGAGTGGATGAGGATATGtttcgagcttttggagATGTTGAAGAGCCCAAGCAAGTCTATTCAAAGGTCAGCTAACAGCACCTTTGGCAGTATCGCGAAAACCATTGGCCCCCAGGATGTATTAGTTGCATTGCTAAACAAcctcaaagttcaagagcgcCAGCTTCGAGTTTGCACCGCGGTTGCCATCGGTATAGTTGCTGAGACGTGTGGGCCAATCACTGTTCTTCCTGCCCTAATGAACGAATACAAAACACCAGAAACAAATGTTCAAAATGGTGTACTGAAAGCGATGTCATTTATGTTTGAATACATCGGAGGCATCGCGAAGGACTACATCTACACTACTGTTCCTTTGCTACAGGATGCACTTACAGATCGAGATTTAGTCCATCGCCAaacagctgctgctgtaACAAGACACCTAGCGTTGAATTGCATGGGTAAAGGCTACGAAGATGCTTTCTTACACTTGCTTAATTTATTAATGCctaatgtttttgaaacttccCCACACGTCATCACACGTATTGTCGAAGGTTTAGAGGCATTAAGGAATGCCCTAGGCCCCGGGGTCGCGTTAAACTATGTTTGGGCAGGTCTTTTCCATCCTGCCAAAGGGGTAAGGAAATCGTTTTGGGGACTCTACAATAACGCGTACATTCAACATCTGGACTCTATTGTACCTTTCTATCCACAGGTGGAAAGTGGTCCTTTCACGGTTGAGGAGTTGAATGAGATTCTATAA
- the BUD32 gene encoding serine/threonine protein kinase BUD32 (similar to uniprot|P53323 Saccharomyces cerevisiae YGR262C BUD32 Protein involved in bud-site selection diploid mutants display a random budding pattern instead of the wild-type bipolar pattern), giving the protein MSKEVIEQVVTYLTPNVPIVPISQGAEAFVFTTNVHPYNASACKTAGDIPVKYIIKYRPPKKYRHPSIDKTLTKHRTLSESRILAKLSQVPGLHVPKLIACDVYNGCIWIEFIGEDLPESHGFSNLKNFLWMYKTDPYNIAVEKVLFKVGEQIGLLHWNDYCHGDLTTSNLVLHQENGDWSPYLIDFGLGSASTLVEDKGVDLYVLERAIISTHSKFADKYNEWILMGFKSVYENEGKKGQQKLKDVIKRFEEVRLRGRKRSMLG; this is encoded by the coding sequence ATGTCGAAGGAAGTGATTGAGCAGGTTGTCACCTATCTTACACCAAATGTTCCCATTGTTCCTATTTCGCAGGGGGCAgaggcttttgttttcacgACAAATGTGCATCCATACAATGCATCTGCATGCAAGACTGCAGGTGATATCCCAGTGAAGTACATCATCAAATACAGGCCTCCTAAAAAGTACAGGCATCCGTCTATTGATAAAACCCTAACTAAGCACCGCACCTTAAGTGAATCAAGAATTCTGGCCAAACTTTCGCAAGTGCCCGGACTTCACGTCCCAAAACTTATTGCATGCGATGTGTACAACGGGTGCATATGGATAGAGTTTATCGGCGAGGATTTACCCGAAAGCCACGGCTTCAGTAATCTCAAGAATTTTTTATGGATGTACAAGACTGATCCTTATAACATAGCTGTAGAAAAGgtccttttcaaagttggagAGCAGATTGGGCTTCTACACTGGAATGACTATTGCCATGGGGATCTTACCACTTCGAACCTCGTTTTGCACCAAGAAAATGGTGATTGGAGCCCCTACCTCATAGACTTTGGGCTAGGTTCTGCGTCAACTCTTGTTGAAGACAAAGGCGTTGATTTGTATGTCTTGGAAAGGGCAATAATTAGCACCCACTCTAAGTTTGCAGATAAGTACAATGAGTGGATTTTAATGGGATTCAAAAGCGTATACGAAAATGAAGGGAAGAAGGGGCAGCAAAAACTAAAAGATGTGATTAAAAGGTTTGAAGAGGTAAGGTTGCGTGGCAGGAAAAGAAGCATGCTGGGTTAG
- the APL6 gene encoding AP-3 complex subunit beta (similar to uniprot|P46682 Saccharomyces cerevisiae YGR261C APL6 beta3-like subunit of the yeast AP- 3 complex which functions in transport of alkaline phosphatase to the vacuole via the alternate pathway suppressor of loss of casein kinase 1 function putative beta adaptin component of the membrane-associate clathrin assembly complex), producing the protein MVDSISRITSALESARELTLEAAAVAASRLGESSYHRYSQSITPEGLRSLLNSRNSREVRDGMKRVASLMACDDPTINLESYFADVVKNVSSDDVKVKRLVAIYMLRYAEKDPGLALLAVNSIQRSLSDPDPEVRSLALKAISDIRIPSLYPIVLHSVKKAITDVAAEVRCAVGFALLKLYREQREELTDDILPLLQDLLADSDPEVVSSAIILMKEAFPDHLELLHGHFRRYCGLLPQLCEWSQLYLIELSVKYCKHFIPRPILMDSSDAARAVPLSDDFADIPFAIYDVSFHPDLSMFLDSLQKLLHSQNAAVVVAISKAYFELSPSLTFKNSKATDALVRLIGGPSIADGRALIFQCILVYCAVDPSTFSRFLNKFFLLPSDDTNTAVAKLKILSTLVDLNNVKRVVSEIKYYIINDQRPAVIQEALNSLAGCGQLSRSLSLHITKWLLTRMVDSISSASLDSFVSVLRSLIQENPAEHLHTMLNLSQVLRTENYLSGTAKAGIVWLFGEFSSINFTICPDVLRILIPNFSREPKEVRLQIVLLAAKLLSWEVDNSKNSSTEVGAFDIDNSRTAQMARSVFYLAKFDDDFDIRDRSRLFCSLFDNERYEIASLLLQAPKPSSIAPMALNMSSSANASSFASLGLDPGMEDYLSFSSWTFDGDADESSALRVPAQTKDYSRMKTSFSSSTFFGGKNSDDFGGTSPVSETSDDVHTQSSRGFTSSAGRKYKLQSLDEFFSDIPARGQRRRRVLVEEESSDEEETSQEDSESDDTSISSSSESEAESNIEVNT; encoded by the coding sequence ATGGTAGATTCTATTTCGCGGATCACTTCCGCTCTTGAATCAGCCAGGGAATTGACACTGGAAGCAGCTGCGGTTGCAGCCTCCCGGCTTGGTGAAAGCTCCTACCATAGATATTCGCAGAGTATTACGCCTGAAGGGCTTAGGTCCTTGCTCAACTCCCGTAACTCTAGAGAGGTGCGAGATGGCATGAAAAGGGTGGCATCGCTAATGGCGTGCGATGATCCAACGATCAACCTGGAGTCCTATTTTGCAGATGTGGTGAAAAACGTGAGTTCAGACGATGTCAAAGTCAAGCGGCTGGTGGCAATATACATGCTGAGATATGCCGAGAAGGATCCCGGCCTGGCTCTCTTGGCGGTCAATTCTATCCAGAGGTCACTTTCGGATCCAGATCCAGAAGTCCGCTCTCTAGCGCTCAAGGCTATCTCCGATATTAGGATCCCTTCGTTGTATCCAATCGTGCTTCATTCGGTGAAGAAAGCTATTACGGATGTTGCTGCGGAAGTACGTTGTGCTGTCGGCTTCGCGCTTTTAAAGCTGTATCGAGAGCAGCGCGAAGAATTAACCGACGACATTCTTCCCCTACTACAAGACTTACTTGCTGACTCCGACCctgaagttgtttcttcGGCTATCattttgatgaaagaagcatTTCCTGATCATCTGGAACTGCTCCATGGCCATTTCAGACGATACTGTGGACTTTTACCTCAGCTTTGTGAATGGTCCCAGCTATATTTAATCGAGTTGTCTGTCAAATATTGCAAGCACTTTATTCCGAGGCCCATTCTCATGGATTCCTCTGATGCTGCGCGAGCTGTTCCGCTTTCTGATGATTTCGCTGATATCCCTTTTGCAATTTACGATGTTTCCTTCCATCCAGATTTGAGTATGTTCTTAGACTCCCTCCAAAAGTTACTTCACTCTCAGAATGCTGCTGTGGTTGTTGCAATCAGCAAAGCTTACTTCGAACTTTCGCCGTCTttaactttcaaaaactctaaaGCTACGGATGCCCTCGTTAGGCTCATTGGCGGACCGTCTATTGCAGACGGACGCGCTTTAATTTTTCAATGCATACTGGTGTACTGCGCTGTGGACCCATCGACTTTTTCTCggtttttgaacaaattctTTTTGCTTCCTAGCGATGACACCAATACGGCTGTTGCAAAGCTGAAGATTCTGTCAACTTTAGTGGATCTCAATAATGTTAAGCGCGTTGTTTCTGAGATAAAGTACTATATCATAAATGACCAAAGACCGGCTGTAATCCAAGAGGCTCTAAACTCTTTGGCTGGATGTGGACAATTGTCCCGGAGCCTTTCTCTTCATATAACGAAGTGGCTATTGACCAGAATGGTGGATTCAATATCGTCAGCATCTTTGGATTCTTTTGTTAGCGTATTAAGGTCTTTGATCCAAGAAAACCCTGCTGAGCATTTGCATACAATGTTGAACTTGTCTCAAGTGTTGAGGACAGAAAACTATTTGAGTGGGACGGCTAAGGCAGGCATAGtctggctttttggcgaGTTCTCGAGCATCAACTTTACTATATGCCCAGACGTGCTGAGAATCTTGAtaccaaacttttcaaggGAACCCAAGGAGGTGAGGCTGCAAATTGTGCTCTTAGCTGCTAAACTATTATCTTGGGAAGTTGACAattccaaaaacagcagcacCGAGGTGGGTGCATTTGATATCGACAATTCAAGAACGGCTCAAATGGCTCGGTCAGTGTTTTATCTCGCTAAATTTGATGACGATTTCGACATCAGAGACCGTTCAAGGCTGTTTTGCTCACTATTCGATAATGAAAGGTATGAAATTGCTTCACTGTTGCTACAGGCCCCCAAGCCTTCCTCAATCGCCCCTATGGCCCTCAATATGTCTTCGTCTGCGAatgcttcaagctttgcGTCTCTTGGCCTTGACCCCGGCATGGAAGATTACCTTTCTTTCAGTTCTTGGACATTCGATGGAGATGCAGACGAGAGCTCTGCTTTACGCGTCCCTGCTCAAACAAAAGATTACTCGAGGATGAAAACTAGTTTCTCCTCTTCAACATTTTTCGGTGGAAAAAACAGTGACGACTTTGGCGGGACTTCTCCTGTTTCTGAGACAAGTGACGACGTGCACACCCAGTCTTCACGCGGCTTTACATCCTCGGCAGGAAGAAAATATAAATTACAGAGTTTAGACGAGTTCTTTTCTGACATCCCTGCGAGGGGCCAGAGGAGACGAAGAGTGCTTGTTGAGGAGGAGAGCtcagatgaggaagagacATCTCAAGAGGATTCTGAGAGCGACGATACTTCTATTAGTTCAAGTAGCGAAAGCGAGGCTGAGAGTAATATCGAGGTCAACACTTAA
- the ABZ2 gene encoding aminodeoxychorismate lyase ABZ2 (similar to uniprot|Q03266 Saccharomyces cerevisiae YMR289W ABZ2 4-amino-4-deoxychorismate lyase catalyzes the third step in para-aminobenzoic acid biosynthesis), producing the protein MEGADGNGLTAMQQQISEIVQHGVIDPNFKFSDADFEILSTLRYDPGFTHTNGGGSSGTAEDELDPRLSAADVREALGESPLSDSGEYSIDTIAQMLGEMQKDTLPLSPPPEAEEELETSEYGLKKIFYNRFLLLGEQFKRLNLALSFFKWNFSIPFELLLEKLIQALPCPLELATDLSSRMQALLSVKKCYKMRVLVSSSGRMRVEAHELPQNWGNFATASQYFVNTVLRGFLPQQDEVWDVFVDTQAIVASPFTTFKTTRRGHYNAARERMTELSERVHNPARKSEILVYNSAFELMEGSISNAALLLNGNETSNSLYQTPFLTSGCLCGVMRYYLLKKNLITEGNIDVRHLNVGDQVLLFNGVMGCVRGVIRNSLE; encoded by the coding sequence ATGGAAGGTGCTGACGGGAATGGCCTTACCGCCATGCAACAGCAAATTTCAGAGATTGTTCAACATGGAGTAATTGATccaaacttcaagttcagtGACGCAGATTTCGAGATATTGTCGACGCTGCGGTACGATCCGGGTTTCACTCACACAAACGGAGGAGGCAGTTCAGGTACTGCAGAAGACGAATTAGACCCAAggctttctgctgctgatgTTCGGGAGGCGCTTGGGGAAAGTCCCCTCTCCGATAGTGGAGAATACTCTATAGATACTATTGCGCAGATGCTTGGCGAGATGCAGAAAGACACTCTGCCACTCTCGCCGCCTCCTGAGGCCGAGGAAGAACTCGAGACTAGCGAATACGGgttgaaaaagatattTTACAACCGATTTTTACTCTTAGGCGAGCAATTCAAGCGGCTAAACCTGGCCCTGAGCTTTTTTAAGTGGAACTTTAGTATCCCCTTTGAACTTTtacttgaaaagctcataCAAGCACTTCCTTGCCCACTGGAGTTAGCAACAGACCTTTCTTCCCGCATGCAAGCGCTCCTTTCAGTTAAAAAATGCTATAAAATGCGTGTACTGGTTTCTAGTTCGGGTCGGATGAGGGTCGAAGCACACGAATTACCACAAAACTGGGGAAATTTTGCCACTGCTTCTCAGTATTTCGTCAACACCGTCTTAAGAGGTTTTTTACCTCAACAAGACGAAGTGTGGGACGTTTTTGTAGACACTCAAGCTATAGTGGCTTCTCCATTCACgactttcaaaaccacCCGAAGGGGCCATTACAATGCAGCCAGGGAACGAATGACAGAGCTTTCTGAGCGTGTACACAATCCAGCTCGGAAATCTGAGATTTTGGTTTACAATAGCGCATTTGAGCTTATGGAGGGCTCCATTTCCAATGCGGCCTTGCTACTCAACGGTAACGAAACATCTAACTCCTTGTATCAAACCCCCTTTTTAACATCAGGTTGTCTATGCGGTGTTATGAGGTATTACttactgaagaagaatttAATAACTGAAGGCAACATTGATGTCAGACACTTGAATGTTGGCGATCAGGTATTGCTCTTTAATGGTGTTATGGGGTGCGTGAGAGGTGTCATTAGGAACTCCTTAGAGTAA
- the GPI16 gene encoding GPI-anchor transamidase subunit GPI16 (similar to uniprot|P38875 Saccharomyces cerevisiae YHR188C GPI16 Transmembrane protein subunit of the glycosylphosphatidylinositol transamidase complex that adds GPIs to newly synthesized proteins human PIG-Tp homolog): MRALLVLFWAFLVAKAQEVRSSIDEELLIPNETESAGSADETCIAEDSSFGLDSGNSTSNDKEDPVEEELLNEALQKPVFFEKQDAIKYPFAEQLTLKPLPRNYMVASFQFQMASNNLSVGQSETDFDAYRHYTVFPKAISPILEYTNTRQLHLRFTHGLWDSESWGQLPHKGSKSGGNGVELWAVIEADSKEIAFRHWVSLANSLSGLFCSSINFIDSERTTYPVSSFQPQGDGGLPVFNATNGLFLIRAALANEPICTENLTPFLKLLPTRGKSGISSLLDGHKVFDSNWHSMSLDVETTCDGNDCKYHMEELIEIVFNVPNTLARAEKPIPKPVKESDLKCDESKPHDNFECFPLPQSKEIKFRLSELFGKQIVGSSLISESPSQICADVSDNWKAYIDVDNMLFATDNNCFSVKENKLHDLYLESDDTTQVTPPESVPLYVSRSLTGYGQDSGGLRTVFKNPGNESVNAIYFEALPWYMRIYLSSLKIESADGLEIEDVVRGTYYLPAIDRERPTHLEYNLTIPANTTIALSYQFDKALLKYAEYPPDANHGFEIESAVVTVLEPVRYEMRTATLLLSLSTPDFSMPYNVIILTSTVMGLAFGTLFNLMVKRLVPLEEADRQASLRPGLKGKVARMLKAFSLKRKKVDEVKKRQ, translated from the coding sequence ATGAGAGCTCTTTTGGTGCTGTTTTGGGCATTTCTCGTGGCCAAAGCGCAAGAGGTTAGATCGTCAATTGATGAGGAACTGCTAATACCAAATGAGACTGAGTCAGCTGGCAGCGCAGATGAAACATGCATCGCTGAAGATTCGTCTTTTGGGTTGGATTCCGGAAATTCCACTTCGAATGATAAAGAGGAcccagttgaagaagagctccTCAACGAGGCGTTGCAAAAgcctgttttttttgagaagcaagaTGCTATCAAGTACCCGTTCGCTGAGCAACTGACGCTGAAACCGTTGCCACGTAATTATATGGTAGCGTCTTTCCAGTTCCAGATGGCATCCAACAACCTTTCTGTGGGCCAATCGGAAACCGACTTCGATGCGTACAGACATTATACTGTTTTTCCTAAGGCCATTAGCCCAATTCTAGAGTATACAAACACACGGCAGCTGCATCTTCGATTCACTCACGGGCTGTGGGATTCCGAGTCTTGGGGTCAATTGCCACACAAAGGGTCCAAGTCTGGTGGTAATGGTGTGGAACTCTGGGCGGTAATAGAAGCCGATTCAAAAGAGATTGCATTCAGACACTGGGTGTCGCTGGCTAACTCCCTGAGCGGACTCTTCTGCTCTTCCATTAACTTCATTGACTCAGAGAGAACTACTTACCCTGTTTCATCTTTCCAACCTCAAGGCGACGGCGGGCTGCCGGTCTTTAATGCTACAAACGGCTTATTTTTGATACGAGCGGCCTTGGCAAACGAGCCAATCTGTACTGAAAACCTTACTCctttcctgaagctcttaCCTACCAGAGGTAAAAGTGGGATTTCGTCCCTATTAGACGGGCACAAAGTCTTTGATTCTAACTGGCACAGTATGTctcttgatgttgaaacTACATGTGACGGGAATGATTGCAAATATCACATGGAGGAGCTTATTGAAATTGTCTTCAATGTCCCCAACACGCTTGCTCGCGCGGAAAAGCCTATCCCAAAGCCTGTCAAGGAGTCGGATTTGAAATGTGACGAAAGCAAACCACATGACAATTTTGAATGCTTCCCACTTCCACAAAGTAAAGAAATTAAGTTCCGACTATCTGAACtgtttggaaaacaaaTTGTGGGCTCAAGCTTGATTTCAGAGTCCCCATCTCAGATTTGCGCGGATGTTAGCGACAACTGGAAGGCATACATTGATGTTGACAACATGCTTTTTGCAACTGACAACAATTGCTTTAGTGTTAAAGAGAACAAACTGCATGATCTTTACCTAGAGTCTGATGACACAACTCAGGTTACGCCTCCCGAGAGCGTACCCCTGTATGTTTCTCGTTCTCTCACTGGATATGGACAGGACAGCGGTGGTTTGCGtactgttttcaaaaatccaggAAACGAATCTGTCAACGCCATATACTTTGAGGCGCTTCCTTGGTATATGAGGATCTatctctcttctttgaaaatcGAAAGCGCAGACGGtcttgaaattgaagacGTTGTGAGAGGTACATATTATCTACCAGCCATTGACAGGGAGCGGCCCACACACTTGGAGTACAATTTAACAATTCCCGCAAATACTACAATTGCGCTCTCCTACCAATTTGATAAAGCGCTGCTTAAATACGCTGAATATCCACCAGACGCGAACCATGGATTTGAAATAGAATCTGCAGTGGTGACTGTGCTTGAACCAGTAAGGTATGAAATGAGAACTGCTACTTTACTGCTCTCATTATCAACCCCGGATTTCAGCATGCCTTACAATGTTATAATCTTGACTTCAACAGTAATGGGTCTGGCTTTTGGGACCCTGTTTAACCTAATGGTCAAGCGCCTTGTTCCTCTTGAGGAGGCAGATAGGCAAGCTTCCCTTCGTCCTGGGCTGAAAGGCAAAGTGGCTAGAATGCTCAAAGCATTTTCATTGAAACGGAAGAAGGTTGATGAAGTTAAAAAACGGCAGTAG